The following are encoded together in the Nocardioides sp. Arc9.136 genome:
- a CDS encoding dienelactone hydrolase family protein: MSGTRLVPTLAPRPPRAPAAAVLVLHGGDARPGDPLVSPWQLSVLRMVPVAARTARAGRGRLAVHRVLNATRGWGTDRTPVDDARWAMARVRERYGDLPIGLVGHSLGGRAALLAGQEPGVAAVVALNPWLHPTDDADLAGRRVLVVHGTEDRVAPPERARTVVQRLRRRADVEWLEVPGAGHAMLRHAAVFERAAADALTAALLPPGVR, from the coding sequence GTGAGCGGCACCAGGCTGGTCCCGACGCTCGCGCCGCGCCCGCCCCGCGCGCCGGCCGCCGCGGTCCTCGTCCTGCACGGCGGTGACGCCCGCCCCGGCGACCCGCTGGTCAGCCCGTGGCAGCTCTCGGTGCTGCGGATGGTGCCGGTCGCGGCGCGCACCGCCCGGGCCGGGCGCGGCCGCCTCGCCGTCCACCGCGTCCTCAACGCGACCCGGGGCTGGGGCACCGACCGGACGCCGGTCGACGACGCCCGCTGGGCGATGGCACGCGTCCGGGAGCGGTACGGCGACCTGCCGATCGGCCTCGTGGGCCACTCCCTCGGCGGCCGGGCGGCGCTGCTGGCCGGCCAGGAGCCGGGGGTGGCGGCGGTGGTCGCGCTCAACCCGTGGCTGCACCCCACCGACGACGCGGACCTCGCCGGGCGCCGGGTCCTCGTGGTGCACGGCACCGAGGACCGGGTCGCGCCGCCGGAGCGGGCCCGCACGGTCGTGCAGCGGCTGCGCCGGCGGGCCGACGTCGAGTGGCTGGAGGTCCCCGGAGCCGGCCACGCGATGCTGCGGCACGCCGCCGTCTTCGAGCGGGCCGCCGCCGACGCGTTGACCGCGGCGCTGCTCCCGCCCGGCGTACGGTGA
- a CDS encoding gluconokinase, whose protein sequence is MSHLLVVMGVSGSGKSTVGAALAQRLRVPFADADDFHPEANIAKMSRGEALDDSDRWPWLEVIGDWLADHPDGGVMSCSALRRKYRDQLRHHAPATTFVLLEGAREVIERRQASRPGHFMPASLLTSQYATLEPLEPDEDGIVIDVDQGVDAIVQAYVDAAGGRERR, encoded by the coding sequence ATGAGCCACCTGCTGGTCGTCATGGGCGTGTCCGGTTCGGGCAAGTCCACGGTGGGGGCCGCGCTCGCGCAGCGGCTGCGGGTGCCGTTCGCGGACGCCGACGACTTCCACCCCGAGGCCAACATCGCCAAGATGTCGCGCGGCGAGGCCCTGGACGACTCCGACCGGTGGCCGTGGCTCGAGGTGATCGGCGACTGGCTCGCCGACCACCCCGACGGCGGGGTGATGAGCTGCTCGGCGCTCCGGCGCAAGTACCGCGACCAGCTCCGGCACCACGCGCCGGCCACCACCTTCGTGCTCCTCGAGGGGGCGCGCGAGGTGATCGAGCGTCGTCAGGCCTCGCGGCCGGGGCACTTCATGCCGGCCTCGCTGCTGACCTCGCAGTACGCCACCCTCGAGCCGCTGGAGCCGGACGAGGACGGCATCGTCATCGACGTCGACCAGGGCGTGGACGCGATCGTGCAGGCGTACGTGGACGCGGCCGGGGGAAGGGAACGCCGATGA
- a CDS encoding GntP family permease, whose translation MTPTVTAATADLVVLAADELAEPVAAGWQLVTAALVAIALLVVLITVVKLNPFLALILGAFTVGIVAGENILDVLESFTTGFGDTSAGVGILIALGAMFAKLLADSGGADQIVDTIVGRSGPRSLPWAMAAVGALIGLPMFFEIGLVLLMPVIYLVARRAQVSLITVGIPALAGLSAMHGLVPPHPGPLTAIDYLGADLGVTLALGVLVAVPTVIVSGPLFGSLAGRWVVLAPPDRFDVRDDEERGTAGDRRPTFAVTLLTVLTPVALMLAKALADIFIEDEDQLLRQVLDVLGEPLVALLLATLLAMVTFGTALGTPMKDVGKIVESSLPPIAGIILIVAAGGGFKQVLVDTGIGTLLADWARDGNIPVLLLAWVLAVLIRLATGSATVATITASSLMIGLVDGLSTGETSLVVLAVGAGSVFFSHVNDAGFWLVKEYFGMSVGQTIRTWSLMETVLSVSGLVFVLLLSLVI comes from the coding sequence ATGACCCCCACCGTCACCGCCGCCACCGCCGACCTGGTGGTGCTCGCCGCCGACGAGCTGGCCGAACCGGTCGCCGCCGGGTGGCAGCTGGTCACCGCCGCCCTGGTGGCGATCGCGCTGCTGGTCGTGCTGATCACCGTCGTCAAGCTCAACCCGTTCCTCGCGCTGATCCTCGGCGCCTTCACCGTCGGCATCGTGGCGGGGGAGAACATCCTCGACGTCCTGGAGTCCTTCACCACCGGCTTCGGGGACACGAGCGCGGGCGTGGGCATCCTGATCGCGCTCGGTGCGATGTTCGCCAAGCTGCTCGCCGACTCCGGCGGCGCCGACCAGATCGTCGACACGATCGTCGGGCGCAGCGGCCCCCGGTCGCTGCCGTGGGCGATGGCCGCGGTGGGCGCGCTCATCGGCCTGCCGATGTTCTTCGAGATCGGCCTGGTGCTGCTCATGCCGGTGATCTACCTCGTGGCGCGCCGCGCACAGGTCTCGCTGATCACGGTCGGGATCCCGGCCCTGGCCGGCCTCTCGGCCATGCACGGGCTGGTGCCGCCGCACCCCGGTCCGCTGACCGCCATCGACTACCTCGGCGCCGACCTGGGCGTCACGCTGGCGCTGGGCGTGCTGGTCGCGGTGCCGACCGTGATCGTCTCGGGTCCGCTGTTCGGCTCCCTGGCCGGCCGGTGGGTGGTGCTCGCCCCGCCGGACCGCTTCGACGTGCGCGACGACGAGGAGCGGGGCACGGCGGGGGACCGCCGCCCGACGTTCGCGGTCACGCTGCTCACCGTGCTGACGCCGGTCGCCCTGATGCTCGCCAAGGCGCTGGCCGACATCTTCATCGAGGACGAGGACCAGCTCCTGAGGCAGGTCCTCGACGTGCTCGGCGAGCCCCTCGTCGCCCTGCTGCTCGCCACGCTGCTCGCGATGGTCACCTTCGGCACGGCCCTCGGCACGCCGATGAAGGACGTCGGGAAGATCGTGGAGTCCTCCCTGCCGCCCATCGCCGGGATCATCCTCATCGTCGCGGCCGGCGGCGGCTTCAAGCAGGTGCTGGTCGACACGGGCATCGGCACGCTGCTCGCGGACTGGGCCCGCGACGGCAACATCCCCGTGCTGCTGCTGGCGTGGGTGCTCGCGGTGCTCATCCGGCTGGCGACGGGATCCGCGACCGTCGCCACGATCACGGCGAGCTCGCTGATGATCGGCCTGGTCGACGGCCTCTCCACGGGCGAGACCTCGCTCGTCGTGCTCGCCGTCGGTGCCGGCTCGGTGTTCTTCTCCCACGTCAACGACGCCGGGTTCTGGCTGGTCAAGGAGTACTTCGGGATGAGCGTCGGGCAGACGATCAGGACCTGGTCGCTGATGGAGACCGTCCTGTCGGTCTCCGGCCTCGTGTTCGTGCTGCTGCTCTCGCTGGTGATCTAG
- a CDS encoding TraR/DksA C4-type zinc finger protein, whose product MPDHQQPGGGLNPQPPPSAAGSESAPEAEARLRAEHALVARRLEALQGDYSGMVEASRDTNADDEHDPEGATIAFERSQLDTLVRQASGRLAEIEAALARLGEGAYGVCEGCGRPIPPERLEVRPDARRCVACG is encoded by the coding sequence GTGCCTGATCATCAGCAACCGGGTGGCGGCCTGAACCCCCAGCCGCCCCCGTCCGCAGCCGGGTCGGAGTCCGCACCCGAGGCCGAGGCGCGGCTGCGGGCCGAGCACGCGCTGGTGGCCCGCCGGCTCGAGGCGCTGCAGGGGGACTACTCGGGCATGGTCGAGGCGTCCCGGGACACCAACGCCGACGACGAGCACGACCCCGAGGGCGCGACGATCGCCTTCGAGCGCTCGCAGCTCGACACGCTCGTGCGGCAGGCCTCCGGTCGCCTCGCGGAGATCGAGGCGGCGCTGGCCCGGCTCGGCGAGGGCGCGTACGGCGTGTGCGAGGGCTGCGGCCGCCCCATCCCGCCCGAGCGGCTCGAGGTCCGGCCCGACGCCCGCCGCTGCGTCGCCTGCGGGTGA
- a CDS encoding metallophosphoesterase — MSAADPAAPARLELVLMADTHLPKRAKDLPAELWAAVEAADVVVHAGDWVDEATLDRLEERSRRLVACWGNNDGPGLRARLPEVARVELGGVRLGVVHETGGRAGREARADAAYPDLDVLVFGHSHIPWDTTTPGGLRLLNPGSPTDRRRQPHCTYLTAHVADGVLGDVVLHRLPPRRPS, encoded by the coding sequence ATGAGCGCCGCCGACCCCGCCGCACCGGCACGGCTCGAGCTCGTGCTGATGGCCGACACGCACCTGCCCAAGCGGGCCAAGGACCTGCCCGCCGAGCTCTGGGCCGCGGTCGAGGCCGCCGACGTGGTGGTCCACGCCGGCGACTGGGTCGACGAGGCCACGCTGGACCGGCTCGAGGAGCGCTCGCGTCGGCTCGTCGCGTGCTGGGGCAACAACGACGGGCCGGGGCTGCGGGCCCGGCTCCCCGAGGTCGCGCGGGTCGAGCTCGGCGGCGTCCGGCTCGGAGTCGTCCACGAGACCGGCGGCCGGGCCGGCCGCGAGGCGCGAGCCGACGCGGCGTACCCCGACCTCGACGTGCTCGTCTTCGGCCACAGCCACATCCCCTGGGACACCACGACGCCCGGAGGGCTCCGCCTGCTGAACCCCGGCTCGCCGACCGACCGGCGGCGCCAGCCGCACTGCACCTACCTCACCGCCCACGTGGCGGACGGCGTCCTCGGCGACGTCGTCCTCCACCGACTCCCTCCCC